A window of the Sandaracinaceae bacterium genome harbors these coding sequences:
- a CDS encoding methyltransferase domain-containing protein, which produces MTDVEDQELDYMTPLLAWVERSLDLGQQPNRHLHMGWWEPSELGGWRGPDGALRQPPMDEVFAAQRAMTAHFLRVACVEPGQRVLDVGCGIGGTLLDLAERRRGLTLVGVNRSQRQLRLARRLAAHLVPEEAPSFVFGDAGALPSEDATVDRVLALECAFHFPSRRAFLREAMRVLAPAGAITLTDFVPAGSAAWSGELTDALVEGHFPWPDPMLREGSYAQMAAELGLHIETDDDITVNVAPTFFGLVERVGAEGEHLGRLAGVDRGGAALGVLLNSGRLQVRLIRLVP; this is translated from the coding sequence GTGACGGACGTCGAGGACCAAGAGCTCGACTACATGACGCCGCTGCTCGCGTGGGTGGAGCGGTCCCTCGATCTCGGCCAGCAGCCCAACCGCCACCTGCACATGGGGTGGTGGGAGCCGTCCGAGCTCGGAGGTTGGCGCGGGCCGGACGGGGCGCTGCGCCAGCCGCCGATGGACGAGGTCTTCGCGGCCCAACGCGCCATGACGGCGCACTTTCTCCGGGTGGCGTGTGTCGAACCAGGTCAGCGCGTGCTCGACGTGGGGTGTGGCATCGGCGGGACGCTCTTGGACTTGGCAGAGCGTCGACGAGGTCTGACGCTCGTGGGAGTCAACCGAAGCCAACGACAGCTGCGGCTGGCGCGTCGCCTCGCGGCCCACCTCGTGCCGGAGGAGGCGCCCTCGTTCGTGTTCGGCGACGCGGGTGCGCTCCCGAGCGAGGACGCGACCGTGGACCGCGTGTTGGCGCTCGAGTGCGCGTTCCACTTCCCCTCGCGCCGGGCGTTCCTGCGCGAGGCGATGCGCGTCCTCGCCCCCGCGGGCGCGATCACGCTCACGGACTTCGTGCCGGCGGGGAGCGCTGCGTGGTCCGGCGAGCTGACCGACGCGCTGGTCGAGGGGCACTTCCCGTGGCCAGATCCGATGCTCCGCGAAGGCTCCTACGCGCAGATGGCGGCCGAGCTGGGCCTGCATATCGAGACCGACGATGACATCACGGTGAACGTCGCGCCGACGTTCTTCGGGCTCGTCGAGCGCGTGGGCGCCGAGGGCGAGCACCTCGGGCGGTTGGCGGGGGTGGACCGTGGGGGCGCGGCGCTCGGTGTGCTGCTCAACTCGGGGCGCTTGCAGGTCAGGCTCATCCGCCTGGTGCCGTAG
- a CDS encoding glycosyltransferase family 2 protein, whose product MKNSLVIPCYNEAPSLPALIARCERLVAESPETEVVLVDNGSTDGTAAVLSKELRDARIRSVRVDVNRGYGHGILTGLRAARGARLGWTHADLQTDPRDALAGFRLMDASSAPERLFVKGRRHGRPLGDVVFTVGMSLFETALLRQAMWDINAQPTLFHRAFFERWSEPPTDFSLDLFAYALATRSNLEIRRFPVAFGPRAHGRSHWNVDLASKLKFIRRTVSFSLNLRHRL is encoded by the coding sequence ATGAAGAACTCCCTGGTTATCCCCTGCTACAACGAGGCCCCCAGTCTCCCCGCGCTGATCGCGCGCTGCGAACGCCTCGTCGCCGAGTCTCCCGAGACGGAGGTGGTGTTGGTGGACAACGGCTCGACGGACGGGACCGCCGCTGTGCTCTCCAAGGAGCTCCGCGACGCGCGGATTCGCTCGGTCCGCGTCGACGTCAACCGCGGCTACGGCCATGGGATCCTCACGGGCCTGCGGGCGGCACGAGGCGCACGGCTCGGCTGGACGCACGCCGACCTACAGACCGACCCGCGCGACGCCCTCGCCGGGTTCAGGCTCATGGACGCCAGCTCGGCGCCGGAGCGGCTCTTCGTCAAGGGGCGCCGTCATGGACGCCCCTTGGGTGACGTCGTCTTCACCGTCGGCATGTCCTTGTTCGAGACCGCCCTGTTGCGGCAGGCGATGTGGGACATCAACGCGCAGCCCACCCTGTTCCACCGTGCGTTCTTCGAGCGCTGGTCCGAGCCACCGACGGACTTCTCCCTCGATCTCTTCGCCTACGCGCTGGCCACTCGCTCCAACCTCGAGATCCGACGCTTCCCGGTCGCGTTCGGGCCGCGCGCCCATGGCCGCTCGCACTGGAACGTGGACCTCGCCAGCAAGCTGAAGTTCATCCGGCGAACGGTGTCTTTCAGCCTGAACCTGAGGCATCGGCTTTGA
- a CDS encoding NTP transferase domain-containing protein, translated as MQLIIPMSGTGERFRRAGHTTPKPLIEVEGKPIVQHVVESFPGVQDVVLVCSEAHLADPAIAMRTRLRDAVPHARIASVAPHKLGPVHAVREACRTPGLLDPARPVIVNYCDFAWRWDFDHFVRFVRESACMGCIPCYTGFHPHMLRSVSYAYVDVERDASGERTLWGRGIQEKRPFTLEPMEEYASSGTYYFASAETMTRCMDAVVARDLRVAGEYYVSVAYTPLFEDSQPVAVYPLQHFMQWGTPEDLDEYLDWSRTFRALETHPLPHATHEGTTLIPMGGVGARFAASTAVPKPLIDVAGVPMVARALTDLPRAPRQRFVLGPQLASSEPLRAVLSEASRAPSFVTLAHGTEGQAPTCLAGLDGVDLDAPLTIGACDSGVLFDDEALERALSDAKTDVWVYCARGYPGAARDPSAYGWVDADADGRVRRVSVKEPLSNPKTDLLIIGTFTFRRARDFVAAAERMMAREARVRGEFYVDTCIDDAVALGLVCRTFEVDRYLCWGTPDDLATFGYWQSCFHQWSSHPYSLQRDPRVPADVVPRLEADWESPPPPIPRPRDR; from the coding sequence ATGCAGCTGATCATCCCCATGTCCGGAACCGGCGAGCGGTTCCGGCGGGCCGGGCACACCACGCCCAAGCCGCTCATCGAGGTCGAGGGAAAGCCCATCGTCCAGCACGTGGTGGAGAGCTTCCCTGGCGTGCAGGACGTCGTCCTGGTCTGCAGCGAAGCGCACCTCGCGGACCCCGCCATCGCCATGCGCACGCGGCTACGGGACGCCGTCCCGCACGCGCGTATCGCGTCCGTCGCGCCCCACAAGCTGGGGCCCGTACACGCGGTGCGCGAGGCGTGTCGAACCCCGGGACTACTCGATCCGGCGCGGCCGGTGATCGTGAACTACTGCGACTTCGCGTGGCGGTGGGACTTCGACCACTTCGTGCGGTTCGTGCGCGAGAGCGCCTGTATGGGGTGCATCCCCTGCTACACGGGCTTTCATCCGCACATGCTCCGTTCGGTCAGCTACGCGTACGTGGACGTCGAGCGGGACGCCTCCGGTGAGAGGACGCTCTGGGGTCGGGGTATCCAAGAGAAGCGCCCCTTCACCCTGGAGCCGATGGAGGAGTATGCGTCGAGCGGGACGTACTACTTCGCGAGTGCGGAGACGATGACGCGTTGCATGGATGCCGTCGTCGCGCGCGACCTCCGGGTGGCCGGAGAATACTACGTGAGCGTTGCCTACACCCCGCTGTTCGAGGACTCCCAGCCGGTCGCTGTGTATCCGCTCCAGCACTTCATGCAGTGGGGCACGCCCGAGGATCTGGATGAATACCTCGACTGGTCGCGCACGTTCCGGGCCCTCGAGACGCACCCCCTCCCGCACGCCACGCACGAGGGGACGACGCTGATCCCGATGGGCGGCGTGGGCGCCCGCTTCGCGGCATCCACGGCGGTCCCGAAGCCCCTGATCGACGTCGCGGGCGTTCCGATGGTGGCGCGTGCGCTGACGGACTTGCCGCGGGCGCCGCGGCAGCGCTTCGTCCTCGGTCCGCAGCTCGCGTCATCGGAGCCTCTGCGTGCCGTACTGTCCGAGGCCTCGCGTGCCCCATCGTTCGTCACGCTCGCGCACGGGACCGAAGGACAGGCGCCGACCTGCCTCGCGGGACTGGACGGCGTGGACCTGGACGCCCCGCTGACGATCGGGGCATGTGACAGCGGCGTGCTCTTCGACGACGAAGCGCTCGAGCGCGCGTTGAGCGATGCGAAAACGGACGTGTGGGTGTACTGCGCACGGGGCTATCCGGGGGCCGCGCGCGACCCGTCGGCGTATGGGTGGGTCGACGCCGACGCAGACGGTCGTGTCCGACGGGTGTCCGTGAAGGAGCCCTTGTCCAACCCGAAGACCGACTTGCTCATCATTGGCACGTTCACCTTCCGGCGCGCGCGCGACTTCGTCGCCGCAGCCGAACGGATGATGGCGCGCGAGGCGCGCGTGCGCGGTGAGTTCTACGTCGACACGTGCATCGACGACGCGGTCGCCCTGGGCCTCGTGTGTCGCACGTTCGAAGTGGACCGCTATCTGTGCTGGGGAACCCCTGACGACCTCGCGACCTTCGGCTACTGGCAGTCGTGCTTCCACCAGTGGTCTTCTCATCCTTACTCGCTGCAGCGTGACCCCCGCGTGCCCGCCGACGTGGTGCCTCGACTAGAGGCCGACTGGGAGTCACCGCCACCGCCCATCCCACGCCCGCGGGACCGCTAG
- a CDS encoding class II aldolase → MSVERPPALSALEALAAQLGADPELVQGAGGNVSLEDGGLLWVTGSGTWLSEALLRPTFLALDVGDVRGALARDAAALDPRALTRRDASGTMRPSIETPLHALMPQRVVLHLHSVRTLAFAVQSAAHDHLADRLRGVPWGFVPYRQPGVPLTRAVADVIEAAVQAPDVLVLQNHGLVVAGPDVQSAAEMLRSVEARLDGPSRPPPPPQLDALNAWMSMDASGAWRLPAEPCVHGLGTDPVSYQAFSQGVLYPDHAVFLGDGWPSASLSEPLTSSFHRHHERSGRAPRFLVLEGVGVVVDAAIPRGAEAMLGCAARVGARLPADVAVRPLDPRDVGALTEWEAERYRSQLDQAAPSP, encoded by the coding sequence ATGTCCGTCGAACGTCCTCCCGCGCTCTCCGCCCTCGAAGCGCTCGCCGCCCAGCTGGGCGCGGATCCCGAGCTGGTGCAAGGCGCGGGAGGGAACGTCTCGCTCGAGGACGGCGGGCTCCTGTGGGTGACGGGCTCCGGGACGTGGCTGTCCGAAGCGCTGCTCCGACCGACGTTCCTCGCGCTGGACGTGGGCGACGTTCGGGGCGCGCTCGCGCGGGACGCGGCTGCGCTCGACCCACGCGCCCTCACGCGGCGAGACGCGTCTGGGACCATGCGGCCATCGATCGAGACGCCGCTACACGCCCTGATGCCTCAGCGCGTCGTGCTGCACCTCCACTCCGTGCGGACCCTGGCGTTCGCGGTGCAGTCCGCGGCCCACGACCACCTGGCGGACCGCTTGCGCGGAGTGCCCTGGGGGTTCGTGCCCTATCGGCAGCCGGGTGTTCCGCTCACGCGCGCCGTCGCCGACGTGATCGAGGCCGCCGTTCAAGCGCCCGACGTGCTCGTGCTCCAGAATCACGGGCTCGTCGTGGCGGGCCCCGACGTCCAGTCTGCGGCGGAGATGCTCCGCAGCGTGGAGGCGCGGCTCGACGGCCCTTCGCGGCCGCCCCCCCCTCCCCAGCTGGACGCGCTGAACGCGTGGATGTCCATGGACGCGAGCGGCGCTTGGCGCCTTCCCGCGGAGCCCTGTGTGCACGGCCTGGGCACCGACCCCGTGTCGTACCAGGCCTTCTCCCAAGGCGTCTTGTACCCCGACCACGCGGTCTTCCTCGGCGACGGGTGGCCCAGCGCGAGCCTGAGCGAGCCCCTCACGAGCTCCTTTCATCGTCACCACGAGCGATCCGGCCGAGCCCCGCGTTTCTTGGTCCTGGAAGGGGTCGGGGTCGTCGTCGACGCCGCCATCCCCCGGGGTGCGGAGGCCATGCTCGGGTGCGCGGCGCGCGTGGGCGCGAGGCTCCCGGCCGATGTCGCCGTGCGGCCGCTCGACCCACGTGACGTGGGGGCCCTGACCGAGTGGGAAGCGGAGCGGTATCGGTCCCAGCTCGACCAGGCGGCGCCCTCACCGTGA
- a CDS encoding radical SAM protein gives MTGPAKRIALVALSPWKQGELFLSFNIACRRLHAALLSDPRLEGSQIEVFESGAIPLDQWVERIVAYEADMLAASAYLWSLPSFALLAEQVKRRLPGCLTVFGGPSARPVVLDLPPYQQTRRSIDALVVGEGEQLIVELAVRGLRPSADYTDLPGLALPSPLGWRRTPKPSTSLDLNALPSPYVMNLVRPGATAYLETFRGCPMSCKFCQWGTMDASQGVLSVDLIEAELNAIAELDPVGVAVVDAGLNLNSRAFRNLVEAEERTGALAGRYLDVGLYPTLLTDEHIEFVRRCRSRVGLGLQTTNPEALVTQGRRYKERLFEDAVERLAAVSDVTVEVIMGLPGDSLEGFKETMRRVSDLPCSIRVYQCLILPDALLTEHAAAEHLRFHPVTLQVREAPGWSPRDLDAACDWLNGWCGATGDQVRSLGATHGDHLEPYVEQVIDLPSWVRHVGRYETLLPQGADEARPRGRPQLDVPMSRPPAIGSGPADPALEEARHLAATRLERRTRGRCTVESVSSRGDALHAMFRIGSRRFEVLARARQPESNAFVTVGGCEFVYVVDAGAEPGGAERELLAHCVREVWQPLAKLVLARVRAEGEPRPA, from the coding sequence ATGACTGGCCCCGCGAAGCGCATCGCGCTCGTCGCGTTGAGCCCCTGGAAGCAGGGAGAGTTGTTTTTGTCGTTCAACATCGCGTGCCGCCGCCTCCATGCGGCGCTGCTGAGCGACCCACGGCTCGAGGGGAGCCAGATCGAGGTGTTCGAGAGCGGCGCCATCCCGTTGGACCAGTGGGTCGAGCGCATCGTCGCGTACGAGGCCGACATGCTGGCCGCCTCGGCGTACCTCTGGTCCCTCCCGAGCTTCGCGCTGCTGGCCGAGCAGGTGAAGCGGCGCTTGCCGGGGTGCCTCACCGTGTTCGGTGGGCCGTCCGCGCGCCCCGTCGTGCTGGACCTTCCCCCCTATCAGCAGACACGGCGTTCCATCGATGCGCTGGTCGTGGGGGAGGGCGAGCAATTGATCGTCGAGCTCGCGGTGCGCGGGCTACGTCCCTCCGCGGACTACACCGACCTGCCCGGGCTCGCGCTGCCGAGCCCGCTCGGGTGGCGACGCACGCCGAAGCCCAGCACCAGCTTGGACCTCAACGCGCTCCCATCACCGTACGTGATGAACCTGGTGCGACCAGGCGCGACGGCGTACCTCGAGACGTTCCGCGGATGCCCGATGTCGTGCAAGTTCTGTCAGTGGGGCACGATGGACGCATCGCAGGGCGTGCTCTCCGTCGACCTCATCGAGGCCGAGCTGAACGCCATCGCGGAGCTCGACCCGGTCGGCGTGGCGGTCGTCGATGCCGGACTCAACCTGAACAGCCGCGCGTTTCGGAACCTCGTGGAAGCCGAGGAACGCACCGGGGCGCTTGCTGGTCGCTACCTCGACGTGGGGCTGTACCCGACCCTCCTCACCGACGAGCACATCGAGTTCGTGCGTCGATGCCGCTCGCGTGTCGGGCTAGGCCTGCAGACCACCAACCCCGAGGCGCTCGTCACGCAGGGTCGCCGGTACAAGGAGCGCCTGTTCGAGGACGCCGTCGAGCGCCTCGCGGCGGTGTCCGACGTCACGGTCGAGGTGATCATGGGTCTCCCCGGAGACTCCCTCGAGGGCTTCAAGGAGACCATGCGCCGTGTGAGCGACCTGCCTTGCAGCATCCGCGTGTACCAGTGCTTGATCCTCCCGGACGCGCTGCTGACCGAGCACGCCGCCGCGGAGCACCTGAGGTTCCATCCGGTGACCCTGCAAGTTCGCGAAGCGCCCGGGTGGTCGCCTCGCGACCTGGACGCGGCCTGCGACTGGCTGAACGGCTGGTGTGGCGCCACCGGCGACCAGGTGAGGTCGCTCGGCGCGACGCACGGGGACCACCTGGAGCCGTACGTGGAGCAGGTCATCGACCTGCCGTCGTGGGTGCGTCACGTCGGGCGCTACGAGACGCTCCTCCCCCAAGGCGCAGACGAAGCGCGGCCCCGGGGTCGTCCCCAGCTCGATGTGCCGATGAGCCGCCCCCCCGCCATCGGCTCGGGTCCCGCGGACCCTGCGCTCGAGGAGGCCCGGCACCTCGCGGCGACGCGCCTGGAGCGGCGGACCCGCGGGCGCTGCACCGTCGAGTCGGTCTCCTCCCGCGGTGACGCGCTCCATGCCATGTTCCGCATCGGGAGCCGCCGCTTCGAGGTCTTGGCCCGCGCACGCCAGCCGGAAAGCAACGCCTTCGTCACAGTCGGTGGGTGCGAGTTCGTCTACGTGGTGGACGCAGGCGCAGAGCCCGGAGGGGCCGAGCGGGAGCTGCTGGCGCACTGCGTGCGTGAGGTCTGGCAGCCTCTCGCGAAGCTCGTCCTGGCGAGGGTCAGGGCCGAGGGCGAGCCTCGGCCAGCGTAG
- a CDS encoding TauD/TfdA family dioxygenase, translated as MQTKPHQGAGVEVWGVDLRTMDDDVFQRVNALFRRHGLVFFRDQQLGEHDHISLARRFGTINVNRFFVPNPRYPEIAMVVKEPDQRANIGGGWHTDHSYDEEPALGSILVARELPESGGDTWFVNMADAFDRLPDALKRKLRTMNAVHSSKHIFGTRGAWLRRLVGSQDQVKNPELADAMDDVVHPVVVRHPLSGREVLYVNPGFTIRFEHHTVLGSMPLLGYLYAEATRSRHVAKFAWEPGSVALWDNRATWHYAKNDYAGQRRVMHRITIDGCALEPALAS; from the coding sequence GTGCAGACGAAGCCACATCAGGGCGCGGGCGTCGAGGTCTGGGGAGTCGACCTCCGCACCATGGACGACGACGTCTTCCAGCGCGTGAACGCTCTCTTTCGACGCCACGGGCTCGTGTTCTTCCGCGACCAGCAGCTCGGCGAGCACGACCACATCTCCCTGGCGCGGCGCTTTGGCACCATCAACGTGAACCGCTTCTTCGTGCCGAACCCGCGCTACCCGGAGATCGCGATGGTCGTGAAGGAGCCGGACCAACGCGCGAACATCGGGGGCGGCTGGCACACCGATCACTCGTACGACGAAGAGCCCGCGCTCGGGTCCATCCTGGTGGCGCGCGAGCTGCCCGAGTCTGGCGGCGACACGTGGTTCGTGAACATGGCGGATGCCTTCGACCGCCTGCCCGACGCGCTCAAGCGCAAGCTGCGCACCATGAACGCGGTGCACTCGTCCAAGCACATCTTCGGCACGCGCGGCGCGTGGCTGCGGCGCTTGGTGGGCAGCCAGGACCAGGTGAAGAACCCGGAGTTGGCGGACGCCATGGACGACGTCGTGCATCCAGTGGTCGTGCGACACCCGCTGTCGGGACGCGAGGTGCTCTACGTCAACCCCGGCTTCACCATCCGCTTCGAGCACCACACGGTGCTCGGGTCCATGCCGCTGCTCGGCTACCTCTACGCCGAAGCCACACGCTCGAGGCACGTCGCGAAGTTCGCCTGGGAGCCGGGGTCGGTCGCGCTGTGGGACAACCGCGCCACCTGGCACTACGCCAAGAACGACTACGCCGGCCAGCGTCGTGTCATGCACCGCATCACCATCGACGGTTGCGCCCTCGAGCCCGCGTTGGCGTCATGA
- a CDS encoding alpha/beta fold hydrolase produces MSYPVASVSRALAVLCVLTSACLASCGDEALPPLPEDPATTLGVAAGRPADIRVPRDYDARQAYPLVVLLHGFSASGGVQNIYFGLSNQVTELGFILVVPDGTHNSDGQRFWNATDACCNFEGSSVDDVAYIRALIEEASANYRVDPRRVYLFGHSNGGFMSYRMACEAPDVITAIASLAGATFEDPADCVSDEPVSVLQIHGTADEVILYDGATDANGMFPAGYPGALESVRRSAARAGCDVEAAVAGADLDLDNSLDGAETQVLDFRAGCDPGLDMSLWSIEDGGHLPVVDRVGFSTAVLEWLLRHERR; encoded by the coding sequence ATGAGCTACCCAGTCGCTTCCGTCAGTCGTGCCCTCGCAGTGTTGTGCGTACTGACCTCGGCCTGCCTCGCGTCGTGCGGAGACGAAGCGCTCCCCCCGCTCCCCGAGGACCCCGCGACCACCCTGGGCGTGGCCGCCGGACGACCCGCGGACATCCGAGTTCCGCGGGACTACGACGCACGGCAGGCGTACCCCCTGGTGGTGCTGCTGCACGGCTTCTCGGCCTCGGGAGGCGTCCAGAACATCTACTTCGGGCTGTCCAACCAGGTGACGGAGCTGGGCTTCATCCTGGTCGTCCCCGACGGAACTCACAACTCCGACGGCCAGCGCTTCTGGAACGCCACCGACGCGTGCTGCAACTTCGAGGGCAGCAGCGTGGACGACGTGGCCTACATCCGCGCCCTGATCGAGGAGGCGAGCGCCAACTACCGCGTGGACCCGCGCCGCGTCTATCTCTTCGGCCACAGCAACGGCGGCTTCATGAGCTACCGCATGGCCTGCGAGGCGCCCGACGTCATCACGGCCATCGCCAGCCTGGCGGGCGCGACGTTCGAAGACCCCGCGGACTGCGTGTCGGACGAGCCCGTGAGCGTGCTGCAGATCCACGGCACCGCGGACGAAGTCATCCTCTACGACGGAGCCACCGACGCAAACGGGATGTTCCCGGCGGGCTACCCGGGCGCCCTCGAGAGCGTGCGGCGCAGCGCAGCGCGCGCGGGCTGCGACGTCGAGGCGGCCGTAGCGGGTGCCGATCTCGACCTCGACAACAGCCTGGATGGGGCCGAGACACAGGTGCTCGACTTCCGCGCCGGGTGCGACCCGGGCCTCGACATGTCGCTGTGGAGCATCGAAGACGGCGGGCACCTCCCCGTCGTCGACCGTGTGGGGTTCTCGACCGCCGTGCTGGAGTGGCTGTTACGGCACGAGCGGCGCTAG
- a CDS encoding anthranilate synthase component I, which translates to MQPLSSVSDRSIATDTLATTRYVTAGGVVVDRTTTPLSPSEARAALSAIASALDTQPGVLLGSSFEYPGRYSRYDIGFVNPPLRLTSAGDAITLEALGARGVPLLRMLAPVVRAVATLTEVSVGETRVTARLKQGAAPEREEDRSRSASVFDLLRALVTHLHHPGDACLGLYGAFGYALGFRFEPVRERLPRSAEGRDLVLYLADDIVFLDAQEGRAERHAYDFTDGAATTHDLPRANVEGAPRRSRGTQLGAVTSDHLPAEFEAGVRRALEAFARGDLFEVVLSQTFRAETDVRPSDLYDALRTLNPAPYGFLMNLGRDEHLVGASPEMFVRVRGRNVETCPIAGTTARGADALEDAERLRALLNDTKEEDELTMCTDVDRNDKARICEPGSVRVIGRRQVELYSRLMHTVDHVVGTLREDRDALDAFLAHTWAVTVTGAPKPDALQFIEDHEKTARGFYSGAVGAVMFNGDLNTGLTLRTARLRAGTLEVRAGATLLHASEPEKEARECVLKASAVFDALRLATRSPATKAVSARPRAATTSARVLLVDHRDSFVHTLADYLRQTGAEVTTLRAGFDPARIRELAPDLLVLSPGPGRPEDFGCSSVLDAAAETDCAVFGVCLGLQAMVEHEGGALDQLPTPKHGSSSLIADLKGPLFEGFPPVFRAGRYHSLHARTLDGSFPETLRITAMGPRETLRHRGVDYEGCVVMGVSHATRPWHAVQFHPESITTDRGLGLRLIENALRTKRGAHERSA; encoded by the coding sequence ATGCAGCCCCTCTCGTCCGTATCCGACAGATCCATTGCGACCGACACCCTCGCCACCACGCGGTACGTCACCGCGGGCGGCGTGGTCGTCGATCGCACCACGACCCCCTTGTCCCCGAGCGAGGCCCGCGCGGCCCTCTCGGCCATCGCGTCAGCGCTGGACACGCAGCCAGGCGTGCTGCTGGGCTCCAGCTTCGAGTACCCCGGGCGCTACAGCCGCTACGACATCGGCTTCGTGAACCCGCCGCTGCGCCTCACCAGCGCCGGTGACGCCATCACGCTCGAAGCCCTCGGGGCGCGCGGCGTGCCCCTGCTGCGCATGCTGGCGCCGGTCGTGCGCGCCGTCGCGACCCTCACAGAGGTGAGCGTCGGCGAGACCCGCGTGACCGCCAGGCTGAAGCAAGGGGCGGCCCCCGAGCGCGAAGAAGACCGCAGCCGCTCGGCGTCGGTGTTCGACCTCCTGCGCGCGCTCGTGACCCACCTGCACCACCCGGGCGACGCGTGCTTGGGCCTCTACGGCGCGTTCGGCTACGCGCTCGGCTTCCGCTTCGAACCCGTGCGAGAGCGCCTCCCGCGCTCCGCCGAGGGCCGCGACCTGGTGCTGTACCTGGCCGACGACATCGTGTTCTTGGACGCCCAAGAGGGCCGCGCCGAACGGCACGCGTACGACTTCACGGACGGCGCCGCGACCACGCACGACCTCCCTCGCGCGAACGTGGAAGGAGCCCCGCGGCGATCACGGGGCACGCAGCTCGGCGCCGTGACGAGCGACCACCTACCCGCGGAATTCGAGGCCGGCGTGCGCCGTGCCCTCGAGGCGTTCGCGCGTGGGGACCTGTTCGAGGTGGTGCTGAGCCAGACCTTCCGGGCCGAGACGGACGTGCGCCCGAGCGACCTGTACGACGCGCTGCGGACGCTGAACCCCGCCCCCTACGGGTTCCTCATGAACCTGGGCCGCGACGAGCACCTGGTGGGCGCGTCCCCCGAGATGTTCGTGCGCGTGCGGGGGCGCAACGTGGAGACCTGCCCCATCGCGGGCACCACCGCGCGCGGAGCGGACGCGCTGGAGGACGCGGAGCGCCTGCGTGCGCTGCTGAACGACACCAAGGAGGAAGACGAGCTGACCATGTGCACCGACGTCGACCGCAACGACAAGGCGCGCATCTGCGAGCCGGGCAGCGTGCGCGTGATCGGCCGCCGGCAGGTGGAGCTGTACAGCCGGCTGATGCACACGGTCGACCACGTGGTGGGCACCCTGCGCGAGGACCGCGACGCGCTCGACGCTTTCCTGGCGCACACGTGGGCGGTGACGGTCACGGGCGCGCCGAAGCCCGACGCGCTGCAGTTCATCGAAGACCACGAGAAGACCGCGCGCGGCTTCTACAGCGGCGCGGTGGGCGCGGTCATGTTCAACGGCGACCTCAACACCGGTCTCACGCTGCGTACTGCGCGCCTACGCGCGGGCACCCTTGAGGTCCGCGCGGGGGCGACGCTGTTGCATGCCTCGGAGCCCGAGAAGGAGGCGCGCGAGTGCGTGCTCAAGGCCAGCGCGGTGTTCGACGCGCTGCGCTTGGCCACCCGGTCCCCCGCGACCAAGGCCGTCAGCGCGCGGCCACGCGCCGCGACCACGAGCGCACGCGTGCTGCTGGTGGACCACCGGGACAGCTTCGTGCACACGCTGGCAGACTACCTGCGGCAGACCGGCGCCGAGGTCACCACCCTGCGCGCGGGCTTCGACCCCGCCCGCATCCGTGAGCTCGCGCCGGACCTGTTGGTGCTCTCGCCGGGGCCCGGGCGCCCCGAGGACTTCGGGTGCAGCAGCGTCCTGGACGCCGCCGCGGAGACGGACTGCGCGGTGTTCGGTGTCTGCCTCGGGCTGCAGGCCATGGTCGAGCACGAGGGCGGCGCCCTGGATCAGCTGCCCACCCCGAAGCACGGCAGCTCGTCGCTCATCGCGGACCTCAAGGGCCCCCTGTTTGAGGGCTTCCCACCGGTGTTCCGCGCAGGGCGCTACCACAGCCTGCACGCGCGGACGCTGGATGGCAGCTTCCCCGAGACGCTGCGCATCACGGCCATGGGGCCACGCGAGACGCTGCGGCACCGCGGCGTGGACTACGAGGGCTGCGTCGTCATGGGCGTGTCCCACGCGACGCGCCCGTGGCACGCGGTGCAGTTCCACCCAGAGTCCATCACGACGGACCGCGGGCTGGGGCTGCGCTTGATCGAGAACGCGCTGCGCACGAAGCGGGGCGCGCACGAGCGCAGCGCATGA